DNA from Cyanobacteria bacterium FACHB-DQ100:
TGAAGCATTTGACAGTGTTGCTCTGCAATTTGAAACCGTCTTTGCGTGGATTGAATCAATCGTTGACGCAGCCAGGAAATGACTTGTGCTTCTTGTTTCAAAGCACGATCGAGCTTCAATCGAGAGATACGATCGCGCAATCCAGCTAAACGATCGTGCTCCTCGCTCATGTATTGCAGCATCGCTAGATTGAGCGACTGAACTCGATTGTTGTGAAGCTCATACAAATCCGCCAAACAAGGAACCGCCTGTTCTGCCGCAGCCGTCGGAGTATGCGCCGCCAGATCTGCCGCCAAATCCGAAAGCGATTCATCGCGCTGATGTCCAATCCCCGCAATCACCGGAATTGGGCAATCCGCGATCGCTCTCACAACATTTTCATCATTAAAACAGACCATATCTTCGATCGCACCGCCGCCACGTGATATAATTAGTACATCTGCTCTGTTATCTCGCTCAACCCGTTTGATGGCAGCTACGATCGACAAAGGTGCTTGATCACCCTGTACCAATGCAGGTGAAAACAGCACCCGTAAACCGGGATATCGTCGCTTTAGCGTTCTTTGAATGTCTCCCCAAGCGGCGGCTTGCGGTGAAGTCACAACCGCTACGGTTTGCGGATGAGTCGGGATCGGGCGCTTGCAATCGGCATCAAACAGCCCCTCGGCTTCGAGACGGTCCTTGAGTTGACGCGATCGCAGAGCGCGTAAGCCTTCCCCCGCCGGAAGCGCTTGCCAGACGATTAACTGATAGCTGCCCCGGTGCGGCTGCACATGCACACGACCGAGCAAAATCAACTGTTCACCTGGAGCGGGTAACGTCGCCAACTTATGCAACTGACTATTCCAAACCACACATTGGATCGCAGCCTTCGCATCCGGATCTTGCAGCGTGAAAAACAACCCACTGCGATATCGCGTCGCACTCGACACTTCTCCGGTGAGCCAGACTTGGCGCAGTTGATCATCTTGCTCGATCAGCAACTGAATGTAAGCCGTAAGACCCGCCACCGTCAGGGCGGTATCCGGTACCAACAAGTTCGGCAGTTTCGAGGTCATTCTCGTTACCCTAGAAGAAGAAATACGAATTGTGCTGAGAGCGGCATCCTCTCTATGCTACAAAGTTTGGCAATTAGGTGATAGTTCGATCGCAATTCGGCTACAATTGCCCATCCCGTTCTGTCCCCACTCTCTTTTTTCACACCACTTTCTGAGGCGCTAATGGCAACTAAAACTACAGAAACGACCGATAAGCAAAAAGCCCTAAATCTCGTTCTCACCCAGATCGAGCGCAACTTCGGGAAAGGCAGCATCATGCGCCTGGGCGATGCCACCCGAATGAAAGTAGAAACGATTCCGACGGGAGCCTTGACGCTGGATTTGGCGCTGGGTGGTGGTTTACCCAAAGGTCGGGTGATCGAAATCTACGGGCCTGAAAGTTCAGGTAAAACGACGTTGGCGCTTCATGCGGTCGCAGAAGTGCAAAAGGCTGGCGGCATTGCGGCATACGTGGATGCTGAACACGCGCTTGATCCGAGCTACTCAGCGGCGTTGGGTGTAGACATTGCGAACCTGCTGATTTCTCAACCGGATACTGGAGAATCGGCGCTGGAAATTGTGGATCAGTTAGTGCGATCGACGGCGGTTGATGTGGTGGTCGTGGACTCGGTTGCTGCACTGGTTCCCCGCGCTGAAATCGAAGGGGAAATGGGTGACTCTCACATGGGTCTGCAAGCGCGATTAATGAGCCAAGCCCTGCGGAAAATCACAGGCAACATTGGTAAATCGGGCTGTACGGTGATCTTCATTAACCAGTTGCGTCAGAAGATCGGTGTCACCTACGGTAGCCCAGAAACGACCACAGGCGGTCAAGCGCTGAAGTATTACGCTTCGGTGCGGCTCGATATTCGCCGGATTCAAACTTTGAAGAAGGGAACCGAAGAATTTGGAACTCGTGCAAAGGTGAAGGTGGCGAAGAACAAAGTTGCGCCTCCGTTTAGAATTGCAGAGTTTGACATCATCTTTGGTAAGGGAATCTCGACTTTGGGCTGTCTGGTGGATCTGGCTGAAGAAACGAGCGTGATTGTTCGCAAGGGTGCTTGGTACAGCTACAAGGGCGAGAATATCAGTCAAGGTCGCGATAATGCGATCAAGTACATGGAAGAGCGCCCAGAACTTGCGAAGGAGCTTGAGCTTCAGGTGCGCGAGAAGTTAGAAATGGGCGCACAGGTGTCTGCGAATTCGGTTGGTCAGGTCGATGAGCATGACAGCGAAGAGGAAGTCTTGGACGAAGAATAGGAATGAGGGCGATCGTCTTTGTAAGGGGACGATCGTCAAATTTCTTCAAATGATTAGGCAGGCACCACGCCTGCTTTTTTATTAGCCTAAATCACGCTAGAAATGAAAAAAGATTAGACAGTAGGCAGAACCAATCAGTGAACAAATCAAACCGCTTCGCTATAGCTTTGAGTGTTTTGTCGATCGCCTACCTTTCCGCCTGCCTGCTATTATTCATCCTTCAACGCTACCTTATCTATCGACCGAGTTCTCAAATTGCAATGTTGCCGAGTGCATCCGAGTTCAAGATGCCTTATCGAGAAGTTTGGATTCCTGTAGGGCACGATCGTATCTACGGTTGGTGGATTCCAGCCCCTTCAAATCAAGAGCAATTCATGCCGATCGCAAATGAGCCAACCCGCATTCTCAAATCTTCTAAAGTCATGCTCTACCTTTGTGGAGTCGGACGAAATATGGGAGATCATAACTACCTTGCTCGGATGCAAGCATTTCGGCAATTAGGATTTTCAGTTCTAGTGTTTGACTATCGGGGCTACGGTCAGAGTACGGGAAACTTTCCGACCGAGAGCCAAGTTTATCAGGATGCTGAAGCGGCTTGGGATTACTTGCAACAAAAAGTTCCGGCGAATCAAGTCGTCATTTACGGGGAATCATTGGGAGGTGCGATCGCGCTTGAGTTGGCAATCAAACATCCTGATGCAAAGGGCTTAATTCTTCAAAGCTCATTCACTTCGATAGCTGAGGTGACGAAACAGAGAGGTCTCTTTGGCTTATTTCCGATCGACATTCTCTTAACCGAGCGCTTCAACTCACTCGAAAAGATACGATCGCTCAAGGTTCCAGTTCTGTTCCTGCATGGCACTCAAGATTCAGTTGTGCCTGTAAGAATGAGTCAAATGCTGTATGACACTGCGCCTGAATCAAAGCAGCTATTTCTGATTTCTGGGGCTGATCATGTAAGAATTTATCAACCTGGAAACAACTCGTATCTAAGAGCAATTAAAAGATTTGTGGATTCGCTGTAATGTCGGGGATTTTAGCGATTGCCTCTTTCACACTCCAGCTCTTCTAGAAGTAGTGTTGAAAACCTACTATAATGCTGGCAGACTCTTAGCTTTTGTGCATTCTTATGACTTCTTAGCAACTTGAAGAACGCTTTCAACAGCTCGAAGCGCGAGTTGCAGCTTTGAAGTCAGAACTTGCACAGATGAAGCAACTACTGTCTGGCGTGACCCAGAAACAGTCCCCTTGGTGGCAACAGATTGCAGGCAGCTTTGAGAATGATCCAAATTTTAATGAAGCGGTTCGCCTTGGACAAGAATGGCGCAAATCTGCGGAATAGGTCACAGATTGCAAAATGTATATTCTTGATACTGACCATCTCAGCCTAATTCAGCGTGATGGGCAAGAGGGAAAACGAATTCGGGCTGCGATCGTTGCTTGTGTTGCTGAAGCTGAATATCTAATTCACCCACCTCGGTTGCAGAGTTTTAAACAAAAAAGCTGGTAGCTCCAGCAAAGGAAACTACCAGCCTCAATCACAATCAAACTAGAGTTTATTTCGACTCGGTGAAGTCAGCATCAATCACATCATCACCACCAGTCGAACCGGTCGAGCCGCCTGCACTTGCACCCGGATCAACGTCCGGAGCAGCACCGCCACCGGCTTGCTGATAGAGGTTTTGGCTAATGCCGTACAGTGCCTGTTGCAGATCCGTGGTCAGCGTCTTGATCCGATCGAAGTTCTCTTGGGCGATCGCCTCTCTGAGATCCTTGACCAAACCTTCAACCTTGGTCTTGTCATCGGCAGGAACCTTATCGCCAAGTTCGCTGATCTGCTTCTCAGCCTGGTACGCCAGCGAATCCGCTTGGTTCTTCATATCAATGCGCTCACGCCGTTCTTTGTCTGCCGAAGCATTGACTTCAGCATCGCGAACCATGCGTTCAACATCATCCTTCGGCAAGGTCGATGCACCCGTGATGCTGATCGATTGTTCCTTACCCGTGCCCTTATCTTTCGCAGAAACAGTCAAGATACCATTGGCGTCGATGTCGAAAGTGACTTCGATTTGAGGAACACCACGCGGAGCCGGGGGAATTCCATCGAGACGGAAGGTTCCAAGGCTCTTGTTGTCGTTCGACATTTCGCGCTCACCTTGCAGCACATGGATTTCTACATTGCTTTGTCCATCAACTGCCGTCGAGAACACTTCCGATTTCTTGGTCGGAACTGTGGTGTTACGAGGAATAATCTTGGTCATCACACCGCCCAAGGTTTCGACACCGAGAGACAGCGGAGTCACGTCGAGCAGGAGAATATCTTTCACTTCACCTGCCAACACCCCTGCTTGAATTGCAGCACCCATTGCCACAACTTCATCGGGGTTAACGGTTTGATTCGGATCTTTGCCCAGAACGCGCTTCACGACTTCTTGAACCGCAGGAATCCGGGTCGAACCCCCGACTAACACAACTTCATCGATCTTGCTCTTGTCGAGTTTCGAGTCACGCAATGCCGCTTCAACTGGAATGCGACACCGATCAATTAAGTCGGCACAGAGTTCTTCAAACTTCTGACGAGTAAGAACATTCTCTAAGTGTTTCGGCCCGTCTTGGGTCGCTGTGATAAACGGCAGGTTAATGTCTACTTGGGTAACGCTGGAAAGCTCGATTTTCGCTTTCTCAGCCGCTTCGGTTAGGCGTTGGAGGGCTTGCTTGTCTTTACGAAGATCAATCCCTTCCGCCCGCGCAAAGTTGTCTGCGAGGTAATCTACGATCTTCTTGTCGAAGTCGTCACCGCCTAAGTGTGTGTCGCCTGAAGTGGCAAGCACTTCAAACACACCATCACCCACTTCTAGAATCGAGACATCAAACGTACCGCCGCCCAAGTCAAAGACCAGAATTGTTTCGTTGCTCTTCTTGTCGAGACCATAAGCCAGCGATGCCGCAGTCGGCTCGTTGATGATCCGCAGCACTTCTAGACCGGCAATTTTACCTGCGTCTTTGGTCGCTTGGCGCTGGGAATCGTTAAAGTAAGCGGGAACGGTGATCACCGCTTGGGTAACATCTTCGCCCAGATACTTACTGGCATCTTCTTTCAGCTTGCGAAGAACTTGAGCAGAGATTTCTTCCGGTGCAAACTGCTTACCTTGTGCGGGGCAGTCGAGTTTTACATTGCCACTGATATTCAGGACTTTGTAGGAAACTTCTGTGGTTTCGTGCGTCACTTCATCAACGCGACGACCGATGAACCGCTTCACTGAATAAAAGGTATTCTCTGGGTTCATCACGGCTTGACGCTTTGCGATTTGACCGACTAAGCGATCGCCATTTTTCGCAAATGCAACGACGGAAGGTGTTGTCCGACCGCCTTCTGCATTCGGAATCACAGTGGGCTTACCGCCTTCCATCACAGCGACACACGAGTTTGTCGTTCCTAAGTCAATTCCAACAACTTTTGCCATATTGGTGCTTCGGCTCCATCACTATCAAATGCTTTGTCAGGGTAGGGGACTGGCAATAGTGCCAGAATCAGTTCGGGGCGGCAGGACTCAAACGGGTTAATGCCACCAAAGCATCCTTCAATCCCCTACCTTATATACTGTTCGGCTAATGGCGTTCCATGAAGGGGTATTTACCGTACCTACCGAACCATTTCGG
Protein-coding regions in this window:
- the dnaK gene encoding molecular chaperone DnaK, whose translation is MAKVVGIDLGTTNSCVAVMEGGKPTVIPNAEGGRTTPSVVAFAKNGDRLVGQIAKRQAVMNPENTFYSVKRFIGRRVDEVTHETTEVSYKVLNISGNVKLDCPAQGKQFAPEEISAQVLRKLKEDASKYLGEDVTQAVITVPAYFNDSQRQATKDAGKIAGLEVLRIINEPTAASLAYGLDKKSNETILVFDLGGGTFDVSILEVGDGVFEVLATSGDTHLGGDDFDKKIVDYLADNFARAEGIDLRKDKQALQRLTEAAEKAKIELSSVTQVDINLPFITATQDGPKHLENVLTRQKFEELCADLIDRCRIPVEAALRDSKLDKSKIDEVVLVGGSTRIPAVQEVVKRVLGKDPNQTVNPDEVVAMGAAIQAGVLAGEVKDILLLDVTPLSLGVETLGGVMTKIIPRNTTVPTKKSEVFSTAVDGQSNVEIHVLQGEREMSNDNKSLGTFRLDGIPPAPRGVPQIEVTFDIDANGILTVSAKDKGTGKEQSISITGASTLPKDDVERMVRDAEVNASADKERRERIDMKNQADSLAYQAEKQISELGDKVPADDKTKVEGLVKDLREAIAQENFDRIKTLTTDLQQALYGISQNLYQQAGGGAAPDVDPGASAGGSTGSTGGDDVIDADFTESK
- a CDS encoding alpha/beta fold hydrolase; this translates as MNKSNRFAIALSVLSIAYLSACLLLFILQRYLIYRPSSQIAMLPSASEFKMPYREVWIPVGHDRIYGWWIPAPSNQEQFMPIANEPTRILKSSKVMLYLCGVGRNMGDHNYLARMQAFRQLGFSVLVFDYRGYGQSTGNFPTESQVYQDAEAAWDYLQQKVPANQVVIYGESLGGAIALELAIKHPDAKGLILQSSFTSIAEVTKQRGLFGLFPIDILLTERFNSLEKIRSLKVPVLFLHGTQDSVVPVRMSQMLYDTAPESKQLFLISGADHVRIYQPGNNSYLRAIKRFVDSL
- a CDS encoding exodeoxyribonuclease VII large subunit, which codes for MTSKLPNLLVPDTALTVAGLTAYIQLLIEQDDQLRQVWLTGEVSSATRYRSGLFFTLQDPDAKAAIQCVVWNSQLHKLATLPAPGEQLILLGRVHVQPHRGSYQLIVWQALPAGEGLRALRSRQLKDRLEAEGLFDADCKRPIPTHPQTVAVVTSPQAAAWGDIQRTLKRRYPGLRVLFSPALVQGDQAPLSIVAAIKRVERDNRADVLIISRGGGAIEDMVCFNDENVVRAIADCPIPVIAGIGHQRDESLSDLAADLAAHTPTAAAEQAVPCLADLYELHNNRVQSLNLAMLQYMSEEHDRLAGLRDRISRLKLDRALKQEAQVISWLRQRLIQSTQRRFQIAEQHCQMLQEKLTTLDPASVLQRGYAVVRAESGIVRSTNDVTVGETLKIQLGQGQIDVTVTNVSADKTV
- the recA gene encoding recombinase RecA produces the protein MATKTTETTDKQKALNLVLTQIERNFGKGSIMRLGDATRMKVETIPTGALTLDLALGGGLPKGRVIEIYGPESSGKTTLALHAVAEVQKAGGIAAYVDAEHALDPSYSAALGVDIANLLISQPDTGESALEIVDQLVRSTAVDVVVVDSVAALVPRAEIEGEMGDSHMGLQARLMSQALRKITGNIGKSGCTVIFINQLRQKIGVTYGSPETTTGGQALKYYASVRLDIRRIQTLKKGTEEFGTRAKVKVAKNKVAPPFRIAEFDIIFGKGISTLGCLVDLAEETSVIVRKGAWYSYKGENISQGRDNAIKYMEERPELAKELELQVREKLEMGAQVSANSVGQVDEHDSEEEVLDEE